In Listeria cossartiae subsp. cossartiae, the DNA window AAAATTGCTGGCGTGATTATTAATCGAGTTGCTTCAGAAAATCATTTTTCATTGATAAAAGGGGCGATTGAGCGCTATACGGATGTGCCGGTTCTAGGATATTTGCCGAAAAATGTGGCGGTAGCACTTCCGGAACGGCATCTGGGCTTGGTACCACAAGAGGAAATGACGGAATTAGAAGCAAAATGGGAGTTGCTTGGCGATTTGATTGCTGAACATGTTGATTTGGATCAGTTGTTGGAAATAAGCAAGTCTGGTGAAGATTTGGTCGGAGAGTCACAGGATATCACGCTACCGGACTTTTCTGGGCTTCGAGTTGCTTATGCGCTCGATGCGGCATTCCATTTTTATTATCAAGATAATTTAGAACTGATTCGTTCGACTGGGGCAATGCTTATTCCGTTCAGTCCACTGGAAGATAAGGAAGTTCCAAAAGCTGATTTTATCTATATTGGTGGCGGTTTTCCGGAGGTATTTGCGGACCGACTTGCAAAGAATAGCACGATGCGAAAATCGATTTTGGCGGCACATGAAAAAGGCATTCCAATTTATGCGGAGTGTGGTGGTTTGATGTATCTTGGTTCAGCGCTTGAAATGAACGATGCGCAATATGAAATGGTCGGCGTTTTTTCTGGGATTAGTAAGATGACAACGCGACTTCGGAAGTTTGGGTACTGCACGGCGGAACCATTGGAAGACACGTTGATTGGTAAAAAAGGGACGGCGATTCGCGGCCATGAATTCCATCATTCCGTTTTTGAAACGACCGAAACGCCTTGTTTGCAGCTTTCGAAAAAACGAGACGGCGAAATAGTGAAAGCATGGCAAGGTGGCTATCAGAAAGGTAATACGTTCGCGAGTTATTTACATATTCATTTTTATCAAAATCCAGCCATTTTAATGCAGATGTTTGGGGCGGCGAGACGATGACATTACTATTTTATACGGCAGCTTTCATTTTAGATTGCTTACTAGGTGACCCTTACAGCTGGCCGCATCCTATCAAAGCAATTGGGAATTGGATTCACTTTTTAACTACTGTGTTGCGGAAAATTTTTCATGGAAAGGGATTGTATTTTGCGGGCGGATTATTATTTGTTCTCACGGTTGGCGCAACGGGTATTGCATCATGGCTCGTCCTTTACCTTAGTGCAAAAATTGCTTTTTGGCTTTATGCAGCTGTTTTCATTTACTTAGGTTATACGACGCTTGCGATGACTTGCCTTGCGAAAGAAGCGCGGAAAATAGCGCGGACACTGGCAGATGGAGATTTGGCTGCTGCTAGGGTGCAAGTTGGAATGATAGTTGGTCGCGATACAGATAAATTATCCGCAGAAGAAATTAGTAAAGCGACAATCGAAACGGTGGCTGAAAATACGGCAGACGGTGTAATTGCACCACTTTTTTACTTGTTCATCGGTGGACCAGTGCTTGCTTTGATGTATAAGGCAGTCAATACGCTGGATTCGATGGTCGGTTATAAAAATGAAAAATATCGCGCGATTGGTTTTGTTTCCGCGAAAATGGATGACATCGCCAATTTTATTCCAGCAAGATTATCTTGGTTTTTCCTCGTTATTGCGAGTTTTATTTTAAGGTATGATGGGCGTGCGGCTTGGGTGATAGGGCTGCGGGACCGGAAAAATCATACGAGTCCTAATTGTGCTTATCCGGAAGGCGCAGTAGCCGGAGCGCTCGGGATTACGCTTGGTGGCACGCATGAATATTTTGGTGAAACAGTTGTCAAGCCAACAATCGGCAGCGGAACTAAACCAGTGACACAAACAGAAATTAGCCAAACAATTTACTTATTATATGCGGCATCAACTATCGCATTTATCATTTTTGCAAGTATCTATCTAATACTATTTTAAAGGAGTGGCACAATGAACTACATTAAAAATCCAGCCAAAATTGAAGAGAAAAGCTTTGAAATTATTCAACAAATTATTGACGATATTCGTCCAGACTATACGTTTCAAAACAAACTAGAGGAAGCGATTATCAAGCGTGCCATACATACGACAGCAGATTTTGATTACTTGGATAGCCTTGTATTTCAACAGGATGTTATCGCAAAAATTATTCATGTTCTCCAAAATAAAGGAACAATTTT includes these proteins:
- a CDS encoding cobyrinate a,c-diamide synthase, with the protein product MNKILIAAASSGAGKTTVTLGIMHALKKRGLGVQPFKVGPDYIDTNYHQAITGVASINLDSFLIDDDALLAALFEKHGESADISVIEGVMGLFDGLGIDRDNASTSFIAKCTKTPVILVVDGKAISTSAAAIVDGFNRFDPELKIAGVIINRVASENHFSLIKGAIERYTDVPVLGYLPKNVAVALPERHLGLVPQEEMTELEAKWELLGDLIAEHVDLDQLLEISKSGEDLVGESQDITLPDFSGLRVAYALDAAFHFYYQDNLELIRSTGAMLIPFSPLEDKEVPKADFIYIGGGFPEVFADRLAKNSTMRKSILAAHEKGIPIYAECGGLMYLGSALEMNDAQYEMVGVFSGISKMTTRLRKFGYCTAEPLEDTLIGKKGTAIRGHEFHHSVFETTETPCLQLSKKRDGEIVKAWQGGYQKGNTFASYLHIHFYQNPAILMQMFGAARR
- the cbiB gene encoding adenosylcobinamide-phosphate synthase CbiB, with the protein product MTLLFYTAAFILDCLLGDPYSWPHPIKAIGNWIHFLTTVLRKIFHGKGLYFAGGLLFVLTVGATGIASWLVLYLSAKIAFWLYAAVFIYLGYTTLAMTCLAKEARKIARTLADGDLAAARVQVGMIVGRDTDKLSAEEISKATIETVAENTADGVIAPLFYLFIGGPVLALMYKAVNTLDSMVGYKNEKYRAIGFVSAKMDDIANFIPARLSWFFLVIASFILRYDGRAAWVIGLRDRKNHTSPNCAYPEGAVAGALGITLGGTHEYFGETVVKPTIGSGTKPVTQTEISQTIYLLYAASTIAFIIFASIYLILF